GGCCAGGGCGCGCTGGAGCCGGAGGGGGGCGCTGCGCCCCATGCAGCGGTGCCCGGGGTCGCCTGCGAAAGCCTCCAGCATGCCTTGGAGCAGGCGCTCGTGGGACGGGGGGGTGGCCACCAGGTGGTCCTGGATGGTCATGACGTCCTCCGCCACGGCCCGCGCCAGATCCCGGTGGCGGGCCCACAGTTCGCTCACGGTGCCGCCGGCGACCAGACCGGCGATGTTGGTGGTGAGAATATAGACGTTTTTGCGCACCAGTTCATAGACCAGCTCTTCTTCCCGGATGAGGGGGCGGGCGGGGATGTCCACCGCGGCCAGGGCCGCGGTCAGCAGCGCCGCCCGGGGGCCGTACACCGGGGAGGGCAGCAGCACTTTGACGTCCCTGCCCTTCTTTTTCTCGAACCAGATGGCGGTGACGGTGGGCTGTTCCAGGCCGTGGGCCTCCCAGTCTCGCGGCAGCAGCTCATTTTGCAGCAGGCCCAGGCGGTTTTTCCAGACGCCGGGTACGGCGTCCAGGGTGGGGTGCAGATCCCCTTCCGCCACGGCCACCAGCACCAGGGCGGGGTCGGGCAGGGTGTGGGCGGCCTCGTTGATATCCGTCTCGCGGATGACGGGGCAGACGGGGTGGCCGCAGCGCAAAAAGCCGCGGGCGAACACGCCCCCCAATTCACCGATGCCGATGATGACGATGGTTTGTTTCATGGTCAGACCTTTGTGGATGCAGTGTTGGCCGGCGGCGCCCGGTCATTGAAGGTGTCCAGTGGATCGGGGGCGGCCGTGAGCGGCCGTTCTCAATTCCATTCGCGGCGCCACTGGGGCTCGCCGCGGTCTTCCTCCCGGCTCAGTACCCGCGCGGCCACGAACAGCAGGTCGGACAGGCGGTTGAGGTAGATCAGGCTTTGATCGTTGAGGGGCGCGGTTTGGGCCAGGCTCACCAGGTGCCGCTCGGCCCGCCGGCAGACGGCCCGCGCCAGATGGCAATGGGCAGCCGCCGGTCCGCCGCCGGGCAGGATGAATTCCTTGAGGTGGGGCAGGTCTTTGTTGAATTCGTCGATGGCCTGTTCCAGGCGTTCCACGGCGCGGGGCTGGATCAGGCAATGGCCCGGAATGGAGATTTCCCCCCCTAAGTCAAACAAATCGTGCTGAATGCGGGTCAGCAGAGGGGTGAGTTCGTGGCCGCGGGCGAGGGAGAGCACCACGCCTATGGCGCTGTTCAATTCATCGATGTCGCCCAGGGCTTCCATCCGGGGGGCGTCTTTGCTCACCCGGCTGCCGTTGCCCAGGCCGGTCTGGCCCTGGTCGCCGGTGCGCGTGTAGAGCTTGGAAAGGCGGTGTCCCATTGTATTCCTCCACGACGTCAAGAGGGCCCCGCTTGCGGGGCCGCAAGAGTAGCACGGCTGCTCATGGCGCTCCAGCCGGGGCGGGTACCACGGGCGCGCTATTCGCCTATATTCCTTAAAGTTTTAGCGCCCAAGGCCGATGTGTTTCACAGGGATGTGTCTCTGTTCACGGAAGAAGGGGTTGTTTTCAAAGGGAGTGCTCTGCCAGGGAACCATGCCCCGGGCGGCGGAAGCGGTAGGGATATACGACTATCGCACTGGCTCGTGCCAGCTCAGGAAACCGCGATGGTCAAGCAAGGACATGCCACGGTGTTGCACCACCATGACAGCTTTGATTTGACCATAACCACATATGAGGGCATGAGTATGAAGAAATCTAACTGGGCGGTTTCAACCATGGGTTCGGTTGCCTTGATTTTGTCAGGCGCCGCTGTGGCTGATCCGCCGGCCGCGTTCGATGTCTGGACGGCGGTCAACACCGGCTCCGGGGCCACAGTCACCTTCGGTGATTATGACTCGGGGACGGCGGGAACGCAGACCTGCCCGGCCGGTTACACCTGCGGTACGCCGGTGACCGGCAGCGGTTTTCTGCAACGGCAGTTGACGGACAGTTCTGGGAATCAGTACTTCCAGACCATTGTCATTCCCGAGACTTCAGGTAGTGCGGGTGGAGACGCTCCTTCCAGCTTGTCCTTCGCGGATGAAAGTTTTGTACGGGTCGGGGTGGACGGCATGTCCGGCCAACAGCGTGCCGTCGATTCGACCACAACCAGTGGTGTGACTACAACTTTCAGTACCGCGACCATCGTCAATTCCGGTTGGGCGTCGGGCGGTTCCACCTATAAGGATCTCGATGTCAGTCAGGCCATCACCGTCAATGATGGTTCGCAAGACACCTTGTATAACGCTTTTACTTTGCAGATGAACGGTCCGTCCACCAGTCCGACAGGCAAGTTCATCAGCGTGGAACAGGGCGTGATGATCGAGGCGGGGTCCAATACAGGGTCCAATGCGGACGACGACATGCAGAAGTTTGTGATGAAAGAGGCCGTTGGTGATCTGAACAGCGCGGCACATACCCTGGGCTCGCCGGTGCTGTTGCCCAACAGCACCACGGGCACCGACGTAGCGTGGTCCGGCACCGACGATGTGAAAGTCATCTGGGTGGGTCAGCAGATGGTGAAATCCGGCGTGGATTCCTTCCGCTACCAATTCTATGACAACATC
This Gammaproteobacteria bacterium DNA region includes the following protein-coding sequences:
- a CDS encoding cob(I)yrinic acid a,c-diamide adenosyltransferase, producing the protein MGHRLSKLYTRTGDQGQTGLGNGSRVSKDAPRMEALGDIDELNSAIGVVLSLARGHELTPLLTRIQHDLFDLGGEISIPGHCLIQPRAVERLEQAIDEFNKDLPHLKEFILPGGGPAAAHCHLARAVCRRAERHLVSLAQTAPLNDQSLIYLNRLSDLLFVAARVLSREEDRGEPQWRREWN